Proteins co-encoded in one Nitrososphaerales archaeon genomic window:
- the sucD gene encoding succinate--CoA ligase subunit alpha, with protein MFDIFDILQGKEGNKDYKKKPVIVQGITGKFGTLHTKLMIQYGTNVAAGVTPGKGGQMFDGIPVYDSVSEAVKSTGAKISVLFVPAPFFLNAAKEAMNSGILLLIAIPEHVPVRDSLKCLEIAKAKNAMIIGPNTPGVIVPTVIKLGIMPAEPFQPGNVAVFSRSGTLMYEVSHILSTSGFGQRIALGIGGDPINCTTLIECFDMVRDRADVNAVVVVGEIGGDAEEQLAEYIISTDFSKPVVAYIAGRSAPKEKRMGHAGAIIYGSFGSAESKVSMFAKANVPVAKRPAEVSLLLAQKLKKAI; from the coding sequence ATGTTCGACATATTTGATATTCTGCAAGGGAAGGAAGGCAATAAGGATTACAAAAAGAAACCAGTCATAGTGCAAGGGATCACAGGCAAGTTTGGAACACTGCATACCAAGTTGATGATACAGTATGGTACCAATGTAGCTGCAGGTGTCACACCGGGAAAAGGCGGACAGATGTTTGATGGCATACCAGTTTACGATAGTGTGTCAGAAGCTGTAAAGAGTACAGGTGCAAAGATCTCTGTGCTGTTTGTACCAGCACCGTTCTTCTTGAATGCTGCCAAGGAAGCGATGAACAGTGGTATCTTATTGTTGATCGCAATTCCAGAACATGTACCGGTAAGGGACAGTCTGAAATGTCTGGAAATCGCAAAGGCAAAGAACGCAATGATAATCGGGCCAAACACTCCCGGTGTGATAGTTCCCACGGTAATTAAACTTGGAATAATGCCCGCAGAGCCCTTCCAACCCGGCAATGTTGCCGTGTTTTCCAGGAGTGGAACTCTGATGTATGAGGTTTCACATATACTTAGTACATCAGGTTTTGGTCAGAGAATTGCTCTTGGCATAGGAGGAGATCCGATAAACTGTACGACGCTAATAGAATGCTTTGATATGGTTAGAGATAGAGCTGATGTCAACGCTGTAGTTGTAGTGGGAGAAATTGGAGGAGATGCCGAAGAACAACTAGCAGAATACATAATATCTACTGACTTTAGCAAACCTGTTGTAGCCTATATCGCGGGAAGATCTGCTCCAAAGGAGAAACGTATGGGACATGCAGGCGCCATCATATACGGAAGCTTTGGTTCGGCCGAGTCAAAAGTCAGCATGTTTGCAAAGGCTAATGTGCCTGTGGCAAAGAGGCCTGCGGAAGTATCTTTACTTCTGGCTCAGAAATTGAAGAAAGCCATATAG
- a CDS encoding 50S ribosomal protein L40e — MPITDAFKKQIAQQRRLFFKICFKCGAKNHIDATRCRKCRGDQLRLQNRTLGVKK, encoded by the coding sequence ATGCCAATAACAGACGCATTCAAGAAGCAGATAGCGCAGCAACGCCGGTTATTCTTCAAGATCTGCTTTAAGTGTGGTGCAAAGAATCACATAGATGCGACTAGATGCAGAAAGTGCAGAGGTGATCAGTTGCGATTGCAGAATAGAACGCTTGGTGTTAAGAAGTAG
- a CDS encoding radical SAM protein codes for MDLIYGRGITDLIRETPLYAMMLKKYMGIKLFHLKPPIFGSADINNICNLHCNHCYWWLNRKNDEELTAEDWRVIIRNTFKKQHVLLVTLVGGEPTIRPDIIEVFCEEMPRRVCVVTNGTYPLKRFENLYFYWVSLDGTEKIHDSIRGKGSYEKTRQNIIDYISGPDRNGKPAWKDVWISTTLNSLNYNTVEDLVKEWEGRVNKIAFQFHTPFVKGDPLWLPFGKIRNEVVDRIIALRRKYPDFIMNDERQISLMKRSWGGIGTTPIQCPAWAILSLDHLGRIKRPCCIGSTDSNASKPICEECGLGCYSMFVAEGIRGA; via the coding sequence ATGGATCTAATTTATGGGCGTGGTATAACTGATCTTATTCGCGAGACGCCGCTCTATGCTATGATGCTGAAAAAGTATATGGGTATCAAACTTTTTCACTTAAAGCCACCAATATTTGGTTCGGCAGACATCAATAATATTTGCAATTTGCATTGCAACCACTGTTACTGGTGGCTAAATAGGAAAAATGATGAAGAATTAACTGCTGAGGACTGGCGTGTAATAATCAGAAATACTTTCAAAAAGCAACATGTCTTATTGGTAACGCTGGTCGGCGGCGAACCTACTATACGTCCTGATATAATCGAGGTTTTCTGTGAAGAGATGCCTAGGAGAGTTTGTGTGGTCACAAATGGTACATATCCATTGAAAAGGTTTGAAAACCTATACTTTTACTGGGTTTCCCTGGATGGAACGGAGAAGATACATGATAGCATCAGAGGAAAAGGGTCTTATGAAAAAACAAGACAGAATATCATTGATTATATTTCTGGGCCTGATCGTAATGGAAAACCCGCGTGGAAAGACGTATGGATTTCAACTACTCTTAACTCATTAAATTATAATACTGTTGAGGATCTTGTAAAGGAGTGGGAAGGAAGAGTCAATAAGATAGCATTTCAGTTCCATACGCCATTTGTTAAAGGTGATCCTTTATGGTTACCCTTTGGAAAAATACGAAATGAGGTGGTAGACAGAATTATTGCACTGCGCAGGAAATATCCAGATTTTATCATGAATGATGAAAGGCAGATATCATTGATGAAACGCAGTTGGGGAGGAATTGGTACAACACCTATACAGTGTCCTGCGTGGGCTATACTTTCATTGGATCACTTGGGAAGAATAAAAAGACCATGTTGTATTGGAAGCACGGATAGCAATGCGTCAAAACCAATTTGTGAAGAATGTGGGCTTGGATGTTATTCGATGTTTGTTGCAGAAGGCATTAGAGGCGCCTAG
- a CDS encoding CBS domain-containing protein translates to MDRLRDIMIKKVITINSDRTAQDASRVMTEHEIGSLVVVGDGKPIGIVTERDIVRKVCTRDTVSSRVPLIEIMSSPVVTAEPDMPIETAVQRMFNNKIRRLVIVEDGKLVGIVTVSDLAKYVRTRSILDKMFR, encoded by the coding sequence GTGGATCGATTACGTGACATAATGATCAAGAAGGTAATCACGATAAATAGCGACAGAACGGCGCAAGACGCTTCTAGGGTCATGACAGAGCATGAAATAGGTAGCTTGGTGGTAGTAGGTGATGGGAAACCAATAGGGATAGTCACTGAACGCGACATTGTGCGTAAAGTATGCACGAGAGATACTGTGAGCAGCAGGGTACCACTCATTGAAATAATGTCCAGTCCCGTCGTAACTGCAGAGCCAGACATGCCTATAGAAACTGCTGTTCAGCGCATGTTCAATAACAAGATCCGTCGGTTGGTTATAGTAGAAGATGGCAAGCTCGTGGGCATAGTAACCGTATCCGACCTTGCCAAGTATGTTAGGACAAGATCTATTCTAGATAAGATGT